Proteins from one Cyprinus carpio isolate SPL01 chromosome B15, ASM1834038v1, whole genome shotgun sequence genomic window:
- the nufip2 gene encoding LOW QUALITY PROTEIN: nuclear fragile X mental retardation-interacting protein 2 (The sequence of the model RefSeq protein was modified relative to this genomic sequence to represent the inferred CDS: inserted 2 bases in 1 codon; substituted 1 base at 1 genomic stop codon) → MEERPCEGATGVYISHGAENGPDRSNISVNNDQDHSKFQNEKTQTKKTENGRINGTLKEGEVTPASFNTDRSLHPANSNGDRHLLDINLKQKPIRRAFTADSTGDRKGRNTSRNSMDFKNDKFLELNTLEGKKEALATLNGVVSLNSVPLANGYPSKPGADNDGSGSESGYTTPKKRRAQRNGKAADNVTASAQGKAMQQGGKQDHGPVAPDSASGSQVESGRAGSKVELHLKAKEPTASATPPPLPVAELQRKNSDSKVAGKRFEDRSSKVKVATSTKEDSWTLFKPPPVFPVDNSSAKIVPKISYASKVKENLNKTAQAGGEALTPAPQVPGRPPQVPMSAVKTITSASFTNGPLLGEGNGCPHFSAGPLLATPTVATENVASPSGSGTSAIGSSTTTSMAEPRKPSLFVYPDMQLSLPSGRQADPPAAPTNQKSLGDIFQNQWGLSFINEPGXGRESFCGLVXSNRKDVPVEVSFQGGCPATVATQTSSTSQRPDQQPSFPKTHEPDKLTNAQNLSPGASGGAMAASGAISLNAQRDETGVHGAIVFCSPSKDICAELPPTSPAAPKVALAKDQGHTKGFDRRSSWGSFDLKAAVIYHTKEMEYFLNLQKQDPNRVVLYSESWDGPAQ, encoded by the exons ATGGAGGAACGTCCCTGCGAAGGGGCAACCGGAGTATATATCAGTCATGGAGCAGAGAACGGCCCTGATCGATCGAACATATCGGTAAACAATGATCAGGACCACAGTAAGTTCCAGAACGAGAAAACGCAGACGAAGAAAACAG AAAATGGCAGAATAAATGGAACTCTGAAGGAGGGAGAGGTGACTCCCGCTTCCTTTAACACAGACAGATCCCTGCACCCTGCGAACAGCAATGGTGACAGACACCTGCTAGACATCAACTTGAAACAGAAGCCCATTCGACGGGCCTTTACCGCTGACTCAACAGGGGACAGAAAAGGTAGAAACACTAGCAGAAACAGCATGGACTTTAAAAATGACAAGTTCTTAGAGTTGAACACACTTGAGGGCAAAAAGGAGGCTTTGGCTACTCTGAATGGTGTGGTGTCGCTCAACTCTGTACCACTTGCCAATGGTTACCCTAGCAAACCCGGAGCTGACAATGATGGCAGTGGCTCCGAGAGTGGATACACTACTCCCAAGAAACGCCGGGCCCAGAGGAATGGCAAAGCCGCGGACAATGTGACTGCTTCTGCCCAGGGAAAAGCCATGCAGCAGGGTGGCAAACAAGACCACGGGCCTGTGGCGCCGGACTCGGCCTCTGGCTCTCAGGTGGAGAGTGGCAGAGCTGGTTCAAAAGTTGAGCTGCACCTAAAAGCCAAGGAACCAACTGCCTCCGCCACCCCACCTCCTCTGCCGGTGGCTGAACTTCAGCGCAAGAACTCAGACAGCAAAGTGGCTGGCAAACGGTTTGAGGATCGCTCCAGCAAGGTTAAGGTGGCTACCTCCACCAAAGAGGACTCATGGACCTTGTTCAAGCCTCCGCCTGTCTTTCCTGTGGACAATAGTAGCGCTAAGATTGTGCCTAAGATCAGTTATGCAAGCAAAGTGAAGGAGAACCTCAATAAGACTGCCCAAGCTGGCGGGGAGGCTCTCACTCCTGCTCCCCAGGTGCCTGGGAGACCGCCACAGGTCCCCATGTCTGCGGTGAAAACCATCACCTCGGCTAGCTTTACCAACGGTCCCCTGCTGGGGGAAGGGAATGGCTGTCCCCATTTCAGCGCCGGTCCTCTGCTGGCAACCCCAACCGTTGCCACTGAGAATGTAGCATCTCCCTCTGGTAGCGGCACTTCAGCCATTGGAAGTTCCACCACAACCTCTATGGCTGAGCCCAGGAAGCCCAGTCTGTTTGTTTACCCCGATATGCAACTCTCACTCCCTAGCGGCCGCCAAGCCGATCCCCCTGCTGCTCCGACAAATCAGAAGTCTCTGGGGGACATTTTTCAGAATCAGTGGGGCTTGTCCTTTATCAATGAGCCTGGCTAGGGACGGGAGAGTTTTTGTGGTTTGGT CTCAAACAGAAAGGACGTGCCGGTGGAGGTGAGCTTTCAGGGAGGCTGTCCTGCTACAGTGGCCACTCAGACTTCCAGTACCTCTCAGAGACCAGATCAACAACCATCCTTCCCCAAGACTCACGAACCAGACAAACTGACTAACGCTCAGAATCTGAGTCCAGGTGCGAGCGGCGGTGCCATGGCAGCAAGCGGGGCCATCAGCCTGAATGCCCAGAGAGATGAGACGGGGGTTCATGGTGCAATAGTGTTTTGTTCTCCCTCTAAGGACATTTGTGCTGAGCTGCCTCCCACCTCCCCAGCTGCACCTAAGGTGGCTTTGGCCAAGGACCAGGGCCATACTAAGGGCTTTGACAGGAGGTCTAGTTGGGGGTCGTTTGATCTAAAAGCTGCTGTAATTTATCACACTAAAG AAATGGAATATTTTTTGAATTTGCAAAAACAAG ATCCAAATCGAGTAGTCCTCTACAGTGAGTCATGGGACGGACCTGCTCAGTGA